The following are encoded in a window of Plasmodium vivax chromosome 10, whole genome shotgun sequence genomic DNA:
- a CDS encoding hypothetical protein, conserved (encoded by transcript PVX_080410A), which yields METEEGDAPADVGRGVPASGGGGEGALAEGGEVVAIGTIGTISSIGEVGQVFQIDPIDHINPINPMDDGSLLASPGKTPPGEEKRGGSGTSQTGGIKIGINKKDYDLYISQLKDKGVKDVAKSNGAKMRRSNSGGKNECDSDYYDMKHIDGNTTEFFDDADASNKRTINTIISRMDSDLTNTEDVLSKVNENSTTYMSNENHIGLANNEVDITDHANFNPHFEFDEMMGPSDKTTYVENCEHVSFFKNGETDQVGFRSGGCKAGEESAFHAGASEAGSHQASEGGDHHACESGGQEASESGIHHASENGGQPRRGDLVEEPPSPELNNPVPLNTAEPFAKNEQQREEDKLPSRVNPTFGDLTHLSQLPHIVSSTYAFLENEELTSRLNTFCSRVQNGEATSGGGPPHHLDGKMAVESKIDSGEEVPLLVGAQQGDLPGGPSTQRERRPGGDHFYNEGGSEQEEENGGGSERSSLLKEKATRKRKKSDEEDLRNGSKDAKILLRQREQNNVDVRGDYTHLYEEAHKDIIEECLRMCNGERRDPGGCAIRRTSHSSGGGSSGDGSGVSGGGSCDVSCGVSCGGNVGCSSGETLPSNVALNSGGEKDGDQRGGQGGTPPREGGHTDDLYDEAIAAVKKVGRRVGRKSKNCAHKSGEANGDAKGKARMGLRPSGGCDVDAAAECAADEEHMGDTHMGDTHMGDPHVGNPHRDHLKENGEEEQPNGSERGRAKHGNTSETYARRPLRNAAKKCIHLWSEELKKKNEKHNAALERSKHMSDQRKEERAMRRKERVIKNGSKVIPRGGLARGYGGRGWARGEAKSETKFAREDANGSDAAEEEEGEEAEEMQDAEEGASGKEYCEEGAEGASGKAYCEEGQEGTHRRARGRPSQRTGSHTDPKVRERNQGNESYGSSEVKSDHLSNEANERGTKGGRKKNDLASLGQEHNNIPILFNDTMDEREMFKYLDLLRHLPSKKGGAQYKLHKAILTEEMVRRAKKFPLVQGVYFDRYQQRWSVNWNEDGKRVAKYFPIKLFGFDYARRLAIYCKNYQKIPEEALIFEQAYRASQQSNKHRNDPSEGVVGGVVAGANVGVSEVGNGNGSGNGSGSANGSGNGSANGSWNGSGNGGGRPRRGAPKKGYKKRGLRKQDNSNEDKSSSGYGKRRKNINSYPSGGVGSSMNEGPGDNEGACRGPGQIPPASNYSGSANSGVSSGANDGAYGSEKRDSSYRSDGGAKEVERSGLPKVAPYFPGGSLPGSQGAGEKLAGEKYLGGLNHPSSQHTVHPLHTLQSIWGGLGNMKAPSAANEGGLDQQLVQGYLLEGDSFLCDFQGGAKHGHLGSGHLGSGHLGSGHLGSGHPGSGNPGSGNPGSGHPNSGHVKEEQKNVGGIDGNADRTDVESMLLMRQRMMMLEQGRAANASMYMPFGSATMGFPITHSSNELRRFGSGDTHFEGEKKSSGMNNMVGSVGGANMGNVLPFTTHSNHPSEVIQAGENHREMSSSALPHMMMMGSCTVEGEEKKRERKKGEAKKNHFVCTSTGASSFKSSASHISSTSSCYKNMEVYLSSNGPFQDMGEALRWRKGGAADKGDAADKGGAEDVANVADAADAALPSTCSDQRGSYHTANQEAKRREKSDAPSIQGAHQDNVSRGEGNSHGGYLLGGKRPPRVEEEPEEGEEDDDAEDDDEGEEDEEGANPREYVPRGRGGIAPNVVTPAMEKHTIEQAVRSIMPKEESTHKGVTHLNSIDGVSQVGGEEDGRSRYPHGVGRSTVEGGQRGVPSENEGNKMEDIFNISKYSEIVSSLEDYNLISRMSQMGVKMERGLFHLGGLNFKRENTEGGASRDGGREEVPQKVGTINRGEVPQNGDSMNRGEVPNGGALPSEDASNGGDLTQESNPNDINSRIVGVHYDRKQYRWKATWYTSHGRRCAKYYPIKQYGYLEAKKMAIECRRAYNAYKKLKKGPENGIEEGEFNFESIIFPKEYYITLFENDEKKDGYFWNPKRNKKTGKKSPFLDNNEKQRRHYNEALKKITNVKCKDLSQLNEFMKVRKNDGETSTYASVAVAADPVEASNVFAQGERQGEERHWEEQQQERQYRGGDYPGAQMEAYQGGTDPFGSYKDEPYRGESYHGEAYHGEPYHGEAYPGESYPGEPFQAAAPPSADSAAPVDASSVDAAPPPILENEQNEEWSTRQGGYTQGGMFQDGCCSVVNGEGHHVPTSVCSAHVAANGCPVHVPTNTCSAHMPTNACSSEAPANACSAQNVSSLLSLYYLSENILKFQKGTIKCILQDLRDNCLSNLAYDIKNITFQEYYMAIHYLNRYVEDSNCYDDIFFLLKILAKNLEIRKIPSLYNEEEQKELLNSLTVITKQMKSGYSFFTPGTVRSASEGGEAAAGVTPSDRFSVIFQ from the coding sequence ATGGAAACCGAGGAGGGAGACGCCCCAGCGGACGTGGGGCGCGGCGTGCCTGCGAGCGGGGGTGGAGGAGAGGGGGCGCTGGCGGAGGGAGGCGAGGTAGTTGCGATTGGTACGATTGGCACTATTAGCAGCATTGGCGAGGTTGGTCAGGTTTTCCAAATCGACCCCATTGACCACATCAACCCTATCAACCCTATGGATGACGGAAGCCTTTTGGCCAGCCCGGGAAAgaccccccccggggaggagaagcgcgGGGGAAGTGGCACCTCGCAGAcggggggaataaaaataggCATCAACAAGAAGGACTACGATTTGTACATTAGCCAGCTGAAGGATAAGGGGGTGAAGGATGTGGCCAAAAGTAACGGGGCCAAAATGAGAAGGAGCAACagtggagggaaaaacgaGTGCGACTCGGATTACTACGACATGAAGCACATTGACGGAAACACCACGGAATTTTTCGACGATGCAGATGCAAGCAACAAAAGAACCATCAACACGATTATAAGTAGAATGGACAGTGATTTAACAAACACGGAGGATGTCCTTAGCAAAGTAAATGAGAATAGCACCACCTACATGAGCAATGAAAATCATATAGGCCTCGCGAACAATGAGGTAGACATTACAGACCACGCGAATTTCAATCCCCATTTCGAGTTCGATGAGATGATGGGCCCATCCGATAAGACCACCTACGTGGAGAATTGCGAGCACGTTAGTTTTTTTAAGAATGGGGAGACAGACCAGGTGGGGTTCAGGAGTGGGGGGTGCAAGGCCGGCGAGGAGAGCGCCTTCCACGCGGGCGCGAGCGAGGCGGGAAGTCACCAGGCAAGCGAGGGTGGCGACCACCATGCATGTGAGAGTGGCGGTCAGGAAGCAAGTGAGAGTGGCATCCATCATGCTAGTGAAAATGGAGGCCAGCCCCGACGCGGCGACTTGGTGGAGGAACCTCCCAGCCCCGAACTGAACAACCCGGTGCCTCTAAACACCGCCGAACCATTTGCAAAAAACGAACAACAAAGGGAAGAGGACAAATTGCCGAGCAGAGTCAACCCCACTTTTGGGGATCTAACCCACCTGAGTCAGCTACCACACATAGTCAGCAGCACCTACGCCTTTTTGGAGAATGAAGAACTGACGAGCAGGCTGAACACCTTCTGCAGCAGagttcaaaatggagaggccACTTCTGGAGGGGGGCCACCTCACCACCTTGACGGAAAAATGGCAGTCGAATCGAAGATAGATTCAGGCGAAGAGGTACCTTTGTTGGTCGGTGCACAGCAGGGGGATCTTCCAGGGGGACCATCTACACAAAGGGAGCGTCGCCCTGGAGGAGaccatttttacaatgaagggggaagcgaacaggaagaggaaaacggGGGGGGGTCAGAACGGTCAAGTCTTCTTAAAGAAAAAGCCAcaagaaagaggaaaaagagcGACGAAGAAGATCTACGTAATGGTTCTAAGGATGCGAAAATATTGCTGCGACAGAGGGAGCAAAATAATGTGGACGTGAGGGGCGATTATACCCATCTGTATGAGGAGGCCCACAAGGACATCATCGAGGAGTGCCTGCGCATGTGCAATGGGGAGAGGAGGGACCCCGGCGGGTGCGCCATTCGTAGGACGAGCCACAGCAGTGGAGGTGGCAGCAGCGGTGATggtagcggcgttagcggcggTGGTAGCTGCGATGTTAGCTGCGGTGTTAGCTGCGGCGGCAACGTGGGTTGCTCCAGCGGAGAGACGCTCCCGTCGAACGTGGCCTTGAACAGCGGAGGGGAGAAAGACGGGGACCAGCGGGGCGGCCAGGGTGGAACTCCACCACGGGAGGGGGGGCACACAGATGATCTGTACGACGAAGCGATTGCAGCGGTCAAAAAGGTGGGCAGGCGGGTAGGAAGGAAGAGTAAAAATTGTGCCCATAAATCTGGAGAGGCGAACGGTGATGCGAAAGGGAAGGCGCGAATGGGGTTGAGGCCCTCCGGTGGGTGTGACGTCGATGCCGCAGCAGAGTGTGCAGCGGATGAGGAGCACATGGGTGACACTCACATGGGTGACACTCACATGGGTGACCCGCACGTGGGTAACCCGCACCGCGATCATTTGAAAGAGAACggggaagaggaacaacCAAATGGTAGCGAACGAGGAAGGGCAAAGCATGGAAACACAAGTGAGACCTACGCGAGGAGACCCCTCAGAAATGCTGCCAAGAAATGCATTCACTTGTGGTCCGAGGagctaaagaaaaaaaacgaaaagcaCAACGCCGCACTGGAGAGAAGCAAACATATGAGCGACCAAAGAAAGGAGGAGCGGGCCATGCGGAGGAAAGAGagggtaataaaaaatgggtcTAAAGTAATCCCCAGGGGAGGACTGGCTAGAGGATACGGTGGAAGAGGCTGGGCtaggggggaagccaaaagTGAGACGAAGTTTGCCCGGGAGGATGCGAACGGGAGTGATGCTGccgaggaagaggagggagaagaagcggaggaaatGCAGGACGCGGAGGAAGGAGCTAGCGGTAAAGAGTACTGCGAAGAAGGCGCCGAAGGAGCTAGCGGTAAAGCGTACTGCGAAGAAGGACAGGAAGGGACCCATCGACGGGCGAGGGGACGGCCATCCCAGCGAACAGGTAGCCACACCGATCCGAAGGTACGAGAAAGGAACCAAGGAAATGAATCCTACGGAAGTAGCGAAGTAAAATCAGACCATCTAAGCAATGAGGCAAACGAAAGAGGAAcaaagggaggaagaaaaaaaaacgatttgGCATCGTTAGGACAAGAACACAACAATATTCCTATCCTTTTTAATGACACTATGGATGAGAGAGAGATGTTTAAGTACCTTGACCTCTTGCGACATTTGCCAAGTAAGAAGGGAGGTGCTCAGTACAAATTGCACAAGGCTATATTAACGGAGGAAATGGTTcggagggcaaaaaaattccccctcGTGCAGGGTGTGTACTTTGATAGGTACCAGCAAAGGTGGAGCGTCAACTGGAATGAGGATGGGAAGAGAGTCGCCAAATATTTCCCCATTAAATTATTTGGGTTCGACTATGCAAGGAGATTGGCtatatattgtaaaaacTATCAGAAGATCCCCGAGGAGGCGCTCATCTTTGAACAGGCCTACCGGGCCAGTCAGCAGAGCAACAAGCATAGGAATGACCCTTCGGAGGGCGTCGTCGGGGGGGTGGTAGCGGGTGCCAACGTTGGGGTGAGCGAGGTTGGGAATGGGAATGGAAGCGGGAATGGAAGCGGGAGTGCAAACGGGAGCGGCAATGGCAGTGCGAATGGCAGTTGGAACGGAAGCGGGAATGGCGGGGGGAGGCCCAGACGGGGAGCGCCCAAGAAAGGCTACAAAAAGAGGGGCCTCCGAAAGCAGGACAATTCGAACGAAGACAAGTCGAGCAGCGGCTatgggaagaggaggaaaaatattaacagcTATCCAAGTGGGGGTGTGGGCAGCTCGATGAACGAAGGTCCGGGGGATAACGAGGGAGCTTGTCGCGGCCCAGGGCAGATCCCCCCCGCGAGCAACTACTCCGGCAGTGCGAATAGCGGCGTCAGCAGCGGTGCGAATGACGGTGCGTATGGCAGCGAGAAGAGGGATTCCAGTTACAGAAGTGATGGCGGCGCGAAGGAGGTCGAGCGAAGTGGCCTCCCCAAGGTGGCTCCCTACTTCCCTGGTGGCAGCCTTCCCGGTTCGCAGGGTGCAGGGGAGAAGCTCGCAGGAGAGAAGTACCTCGGCGGGTTGAACCACCCTTCCAGCCAGCACACCGTGCACCCCCTGCACACCCTGCAGAGCATCTGGGGAGGCCTGGGGAACATGAAGGCGCCCTCGGCAGCGAACGAGGGGGGTCTGGACCAGCAGCTCGTGCAGGGGTACCTTTTAGAGGGCGACTCGTTCCTGTGCGACTTCCAGGGTGGCGCCAAGCACGGCCATCTGGGGAGCGGCCATCTGGGGAGCGGCCATCTGGGGAGCGGCCATCTGGGGAGCGGTCATCCGGGGAGCGGTAACCCGGGGAGCGGTAACCCGGGGAGCGGCCACCCAAATAGCGGCCACGTGAAGGAGGAACAGAAGAACGTCGGAGGCATCGATGGTAACGCAGACCGAACGGACGTGGAGAGCATGCTGCTCATGAGACAGAGGATGATGATGCTTGAGCAGGGAAGAGCAGCAAATGCGAGCATGTACATGCCGTTTGGAAGTGCCACCATGGGATTCCCCATCACACACTCCAGTAACGAACTGAGACGCTTTGGAAGTGGAGACACTCATTTtgaaggggagaagaaaagcaGCGGTATGAATAACATGGTTGGTAGTGTAGGCGGTGCAAACATGGGCAATGTGTTGCCCTTTACAACCCATTCTAATCACCCCAGTGAGGTAATCCAAGCGGGTGAAAATCACAGGGAAATGAGCAGCAGTGCTTTGCCTCACATGATGATGATGGGGAGCTGTACAGTtgaaggggaagagaaaaaaagggaaagaaaaaaaggggaggcgaaaaagaatCATTTTGTTTGCACCTCCACGGGGGCATCTTCCTTTAAATCTTCCGCCTCTCACATTTCGTCCACGTCGTCGTGCTATAAGAACATGGAGGTGTATTTGTCCTCCAATGGGCCGTTCCAAGACATGGGGGAGGCTCTCAGGTGGAGgaaagggggagcggcggataAAGGGGATGCGGCGGACAAAGGGGGAGCGGAAGACGTGGCGAACGTGGCAGACGCTGCGGATGCGGCGCTCCCCTCCACTTGCAGCGACCAGAGGGGCAGTTACCATACGGCGAACCAGgaggcaaaaaggagagaaaagagCGATGCGCCGAGCATTCAGGGCGCTCACCAGGATAACGTCAGCAGGGGTGAGGGCAATAGTCACGGGGGATACCtccttggggggaaaagaccCCCTCGAGTGGAGGAAGAAcccgaggagggggaagaagatgaCGACGCTGAAGATGATgacgaaggggaagaggatgaagaaggaGCTAACCCCCGTGAGTACGTtccaagggggagaggcggCATAGCTCCTAATGTAGTAACCCCCGCGATGGAAAAACACACAATTGAACAAGCAGTTAGAAGTATAATGCCAAAGGAGGAGAGCACCCACAAAGGGGTAACCCATTTGAACTCCATTGATGGTGTGTCTCAGGTCGGGGGAGAGGAGGATGGAAGAAGCAGATACCCCCACGGTGTAGGCAGAAGCACAGTGGAAGGAGGCCAGAGGGGAGTACCCTCCGAAAATGagggaaacaaaatggaggacATATTTAACATAAGCAAGTACAGCGAGATAGTGAGCAGTCTTGAGGACTACAACCTCATCAGTCGAATGAGCCAGATGGgtgtaaaaatggagaggggGTTGTTCCACCTGGGGGGGCTAAATTTCAAGAGGGAGAAcacggaggggggggcgAGCAGGGACGGCGGTAGGGAGGAAGTCCCCCAAAAGGTTGGTACCATCAACAGGGGAGAAGTCCCCCAGAACGGTGACAGTATGAACCGAGGGGAAgtgccaaacgggggagccCTCCCCAGTGAGGACGCCTCCAACGGGGGAGACCTCACCCAGGAGAGCAACCCAAACGATATCAACTCGAGAATAGTGGGGGTGCACTACGACAGGAAGCAATACAGGTGGAAGGCCACCTGGTACACATCCCACGGGAGGAGGTGTGCAAAATATTACCCCATAAAGCAGTACGGCTATTTGGAGGCGAAGAAAATGGCCATCGAATGTAGGAGGGCATATAACGCCTAcaagaagttaaaaaagggtCCAGAAAATGGCATAGAAGAAGGCGAATTCAATTTCGAGAGCATCATTTTCCCCAAGGAATATTATATAaccctttttgaaaatgatgaaaagaaaGATGGGTATTTTTGGAacccaaaaaggaacaaaaagaCGGGGAAGAAGAGCCCCTTTTTGGACAATAATGAGAAGCAGAGGAGGCACTACAATGAGGCGCTGAAAAAGATAACAAACGTCAAGTGTAAGGACCTTTCGCAATTGAATGAGTTTATGAAGGTGAGGAAGAACGACGGCGAGACGTCTACCTACGCGTCCGTGGCGGTGGCGGCGGACCCTGTCGAGGCCTCCAACGTGTTCGCgcagggggagcggcagggggaggagcggcactgggaggagcagcagcaggagcgGCAGTACCGGGGGGGGGACTACCCCGGCGCGCAGATGGAGGCGTACCAAGGTGGAACCGACCCATTTGGATCGTACAAGGATGAACCGTACCGCGGCGAATCATACCATGGTGAAGCTTACCATGGTGAGCCATACCACGGTGAAGCTTACCCCGGTGAGTCATACCCCGGTGAGCCCTTTCAGGCGGCGGCGCCCCCAAGTGCAGACTCCGCGGCCCCCGTCGATGCGAGCAGTGTGGACGCGGCCCCCCCTCCCATCCTGGAGAATGAGCAGAACGAGGAATGGAGCACCCGGCAGGGGGGATACACCCAGGGGGGGATGTTCCAAGACGGCTGCTGCAGTGTGGTGAATGGGGAGGGGCACCACGTGCCTACAAGCGTGTGTTCAGCGCACGTGGCGGCGAACGGCTGTCCGGTGCATGTGCCTACAAATACATGTTCAGCGCACATGCCTACAAATGCGTGCTCCTCGGAAGCCCCTGCGAACGCCTGCTCCGCGCAGAACGTGTCCTCCCTCCTCTCGCTGTACTACCTCTCGGAAAACATCCTCAAGTTCCAGAAGGGAACCATCAAGTGTATTCTGCAAGACCTGAGGGACAACTGCCTGTCCAATCTGGCCTACGACATTAAGAACATAACCTTCCAAGAATACTACATGGCCATTCACTACCTGAATAGGTATGTGGAGGACTCCAACTGCTACGATGacatatttttccttctaaAAATTTTGGCCAAGAATTTAGAAATTCGGAAGATCCCAAGCTTGTAcaatgaggaggagcagaaggagcTGCTGAACTCCCTGACCGTCATCACCAAGCAGATGAAGAGCGGCTACTCGTTCTTCACCCCCGGCACTGTGAGGAGCGCCAGCGAGGGGGGCGAGGCGGCCGCGGGGGTGACTCCGTCCGACCGCTTCTCCGTCATATTTCAGTAG
- a CDS encoding ubiquitin carboxyl-terminal hydrolase 2, putative (encoded by transcript PVX_080415A): MDSPRPPNSPSKNLTLDKIQILNLFKLFDNLPFDPKSENETWHIVNKEFIDSLRSYEEGKASRYDALINNKIFVEDASNVTTRTRLLKEYENGNGVSFLLYPEKAIEVLEKHFHFNLKIPRAVYPYKVPKRERVIYKVDVQPLKLVVYSKNPNEFSSPSKMKIVVLRNDTVEDLLKEIVTDFDPASFKKNLFYAEEVGGKREYNWERLYLQDSTEFPLKRRIHEYEIDERTCLLITNERADIKCLTNESDYGYTRREASFRRSEKEEDCMRGYSSGRAGAYGGGSSTPQAQGHTQGNAHGNAQGHTQGHTQGYPQQSVAKQISYIFEHGGDRGLVNLGNTCFLNSSLQCLAKIRNFSNYFLSGTFWNHINYSNPVGQHGRLAKAYYETLLELWKIDKRSEPYAPKVLKQAISEKRDEFYGYQQHDSQELLAFLLDGLHEDLNLIQKKPYYEEKLQGGLDKQDIDVAEASWNRHKEINNSIIVDLFQGQYRSRLQCPKCKKVSIAFDPFMYLSIPLPPKKNHRIWFHVILNRDFPIGMRFSCSFSGSQEVLKLKIFVLTIIKNLKGKRKNILLHNKCIIKNSKDTSPEGRSSHANVITTSSSSGSSCGGGGNSSTNNAFNFHYKYLDEKNEFYEDNEDNCTSADIANYVRAIKNKSKITSTLKEQDISTVHESICAMCNIQSIDELEINNLSFLFTKFKNLACNQFFQVLNNSDFVTEPHTRNGKGISHIFVFILPKLCSHLIDKNMEVKVGDESLEVLTNSTVTTNNTSLRDEELNGKGDPNGGAGTSGGSGISGNSGNGNCSAEKKPLKGKNSHASKILKKRKGVLGSPSSNGSPVRKGEKTHPSGAEEDEDDELTPGAAPPAGWTGSSRPNVSSNAAEPCDEAMEESNDINMQETCSEAPLNDSNGMSKSRPSCEPHISYNELFRDRILINQDVHSLHDKYFSLLIVPLCKDEQLFYKMKNNDLPLLFNVPFNFTLNDLYGKVENAYRKTPPGGRTARGAATSSTPTSSGQGSQAEHADRYGPPNAHNGNGRRGEEDEIAKKDSISSGDVANKTTTSEYNRVEEEEKGGPSGAHEGETPHSRITLYLPCYNLKEEWTSKENLGLELKRDETYLSDYIKNSEEKRLIIIHLNSGGIDHELSLDIKTITFVDLEERYGIDTCLKLFSEEEHLDENNTWYCGNCKLHVQAYKKLDLFRMPIILILHLKRFNNTNRWLRTKIDSYVYYPHKENEYLNMTPYILEDGLKHMMQMDPHYSPLYELIGVNCHTGGLCGGHYFAYVKLNGQWYNFNDTFVTTIDESQVNTKNAYLLFYQLHTHKNETFTGVADQRNLAEEEAIRMANASYYN, from the exons atggaTTCCCCACGGCCGCCCAACTCGCCGAGCAAAAACTTGACCCTCGACAAGATCCAAATTTTGAATTTGTTTAAGCTTTTTGACAACCTGCCCTTCGACCCAAAGAGCGAAAATGAGACGTG gcacATCGTGAACAAGGAATTCATAGACAGCCTGAGGAGCTACGAAGAGGGGAAGGCGAGTCGGTACGACGCCCTCATCAACAACAAAATTTTTGTGGAGGACGCCAGCAACGTCACCACGAGGACGAGGCTCCTCAAGGAGTACGAAAATGGCAACGGAGTGAGCTTCCTCCTCTACCCGGAGAAGGCCATAGAGGTGTTGGAAAAGCATTTCCACTTTAACCTGAAGATCCCCAGGGCGGTGTACCCCTATAAGGTTCCCAAGAGGGAGAGGGTAATTTACAAGGTGGACGTCCAGCCGCTCAAACTCGTGGTGTACTCGAAGAACCCCAACGAGTTCTCCAGCCCCTCCAAGATGAAGATCGTCGTCCTGCGCAACGACACGGTGGAGGACCTGCTCAAGGAG atcGTCACCGACTTCGACCCCGCGAGCTTCAAGAAGAACCTGTTCTACGCCGAAGAGGTGGGCGGCAAGAGGGAGTACAACTGGGAGCGGCTCTACCTGCAGGATTCGACGGAGTTCCCCCTGAAGAGGAGGATCCACGAATATGAGATTGACGAGCGGACCTGCTTGCTAATAACAAATGAGCGGGCGGATATCAAGTGCCTGACGAATGAGAGCGACTACGGGTACACGAGGCGCGAGGCGAGTTTTAGGAGGTccgagaaggaggaggattGCATGCGGGGCTACTCCAGCGGACGCGCCGGGGCGTACGGTGGTGGTAGTAGCACTCCCCAGGCGCAGGGGCACACGCAGGGAAACGCGCATGGAAACGCGCAGGGGCACACGCAGGGGCACACGCAGGGGTACCCCCAACAGAGCGTGGCCAAGCAGATAAGCTACATCTTCGAGCACGGGGGGGACCGGGGCCTGGTCAACCTGGGGAACACCTGCTTCCTGAATTCCTCCCTGCAGTGTCTAGCCAAGATAAGAAATTTCTCCAACTATTTCCTCAGCGGCACTTTTTGGAACCACATAAACTACTCCAACCCAGTGGGCCAACACGGACGACTAGCCAAAGCGTATTACGAAACGTTGCTGGAGCTTTGGAAAATAGATAAGAGGAGCGAGCCTTATGCCCCCAAGGTGTTGAAGCAAGCCATAAGTGAAAAGAGGGATGAATTCTACGGGTACCAACAGCACGATTCGCAAGAATTATTGGCCTTCCTTCTGGATGGGCTACATGAGGATCTAAACCTAATACAGAAGAAGCCCTACTATGAGGAGAAGCTACAAGGAGGCTTGGACAAACAGGACATTGACGTTGCAGAAGCGTCTTGGAATAGGCACAAAGAAATTAATAACTCCATCATTGTGGACCTTTTTCAGGGCCAATATAGATCCCGCTTACAGTGCCCCAAGTGTAAAAAAGTTAGCATAGCTTTTGACCCTTTTATGTATTTGTCTATCCCCTTGCCTCCTAAGAAGAACCACCGCATTTGGTTCCACGTCATCCTAAATAGGGACTTCCCCATCGGCATGAGATTCTCTTGCTCGTTTAGCGGCTCACAGGAGGtcctaaaattaaaaattttcgtTCTCACAATAATCAAGAatttaaaggggaaaaggaagaacatCCTCCTtcataataaatgtataattaaaaatagcaaagaCACTTCCCCCGAGGGAAGGAGCAGCCACGCCAATGTGATCACAACGTCCAGTAGCAGTGGCAGCAGCTGTGGTGGCGGGGGAAACAGCAGCACTAATAATGCCTtcaattttcattataaatatcTGGATGAGAAAAACGAATTCTACGAAGATAATGAGGACAACTGCACCAGTGCCGATATTGCCAATTACGTGAGAGccatcaaaaataaaagtaaaataacgAGCACGCTGAAGGAACAAGACATCTCCACCGTCCATGAGAGTATCTGTGCCATGTGCAACATACAATCGATTGATGAGCTAGAGATAAACAACTTGAGCTTCCTCTTTACCAAATTTAAAAACCTCGCGTGCAACCAATTCTTCCAAGTTTTGAATAACTCCGATTTTGTTACCGAACCTCACACGAGAAATGGGAAGGGCATCAGCCACATCTTCGTCTTCATCctccccaagctgtgttccCACCTCATAGACAAGAACATGGAGGTCAAAGTGGGCGATGAGAGTTTGGAGGTCCTCACCAACTCGACCGTCACCACGAACAACACCAGCCTCAGGGACGAGGAGCTCAACGGGAAGGGCGACCCTAATGGGGGTGCCGGCACTAGCGGCGGTAGCGGCATTAGCGGCAACAGCGGCAATGGCAACTGCAGCGCGGAGAAGAAGCCGctcaaggggaagaacagcCACGCCAGCAAGATCCTcaagaagaggaagggcGTGCTCGGCTCCCCCAGCAGCAACGGCAGCCCCGTGCGGAAGGGCGAGAAAACGCACCCCTCCGGGGCCGAGGAGGACGAAGACGACGAGCTCACTCCCGGGGCGGCGCCCCCAGCGGGGTGGACTGGAAGCAGCCGCCCCAATGTTAGCAGCAACGCAGCGGAGCCCTGCGACGAAGCCATGGAAGAGTCAAACGATATCAACATGCAGGAGACCTGCTCAGAGGCACCCCTAAACGATTCCAACGGCATGAGCAAGAGCAGGCCCAGCTGCGAGCCACACATCTCATACAATGAGCTGTTTAGGGATCGAATTTTGATCAACCAGGATGTCCACAGCCTGCACGATAAGTACTTCTCCCTCCTGATAGTACCTCTCTGCAAAGATGAGCAGCTTTtctacaaaatgaaaaataatgatttGCCCCTCCTCTTTAATGtcccttttaattttacgcTGAATGACCTGTACGGCAAGGTGGAAAATGCCTACCGGAagacccccccggggggtaGAACCGCCAGGGGAGCAGCCACTTCCTCCACCCCCACCTCTAGTGGGCAAGGCAGCCAAGCGGAACACGCCGATCGGTACGGACCGCCAAACGCACATAATGGGAATGGtagaaggggagaagaagatgaaatTGCGAAGAAGGATAGCATAAGCAGCGGCGATGTGGCGAATAAAACCACCACAAGTGAGTACAACcgggtggaggaggaggaaaaggggggCCCAAGCGGAGCTCACGAAGGGGAAACCCCCCACAGCAGAATTACACTCTACCTGCCCTGTTACAACCTAAAGGAGGAGTGGACCTCCAAGGAGAACCTAGGCCTCGAGCTCAAAAGAGACGAAACGTACCTCTCAGATTACATAAAGAATTCAGAAGAAAAGCGCCTCATAATTATACACCTCAACAGTGGTGGCATAGATCATGAGCTATCCCTAGACATAAAAACGATTACCTTTGTAGATTTGGAGGAACGCTACGGAATCGACACCTgtttgaaattattttctgagGAGGAACACCTCGACGAGAACAACACCTGGTACTGTGGAAATTGCAAGTTGCATGTACAAGCCTACAAAAAATTGGACCTATTTCGAATGCCAATCATCCTAATCCTTCACTTAAAAAGATTTAATAATACGAATAGGTGGCTACGGACGAAAATCGATTCATATGTTTACTACCCTCATAAAGAAAATGAGTATTTGAATATGACCCCCTACATTTTGGAGGATGGCTTGAAGCACATGATGCAAATGGACCCCCATTACTCTCCTCTGTATGAGCTCATTGGAGTTAACTGCCACACGGGTGGGTTGTGTGGAGGGCACTACTTCGCGTACGTGAAGCTCAACGGGCAGTGGTACAATTTCAATGACACCTTCGTGACCACCATTGACGAGTCGCAAGTGAACACCAAGAACGCCTACCTCCTGTTTTACCAGCTGCACACGCACAAGAACGAGACCTTCACGGGTGTGGCGGACCAGAGGAACTtggcggaggaggaggccaTCCGCATGGCCAACGCGAGCTACTACAATTAG